One window from the genome of Streptomyces sp. NBC_00597 encodes:
- a CDS encoding zeta toxin family protein, protein MVVYLVGEPGARQLEARRMLRRAMRPRTVVLDPDLLRGHHPDHFQLVNAPPPRRRASEAGCRGLAGCVRERRGDLLIEADFTGAADFTLSAGRFARTDYRIEVVALAGPTAGSRQPAADPRQLRPRPGARRRHRAPRPGRARQGLPGVGRHRGGRGRRPRRQRGPGDRRRPPGPGPGPVVRLGPGRCPAPPLHRRRGRPLPLRPAGAAPSAAPPAGGGRRRRRPGVHHRARRNRRCPPSHHPGQLQAPAGCPQSPCSARAG, encoded by the coding sequence CTGGTCGTCTACCTGGTTGGTGAGCCGGGCGCCCGGCAGCTGGAGGCGCGCCGGATGCTGCGCCGGGCGATGCGGCCGCGCACCGTCGTGCTGGACCCAGACCTGTTGCGCGGCCACCACCCGGACCACTTCCAGCTGGTCAACGCCCCCCCGCCTCGCCGACGAGCTAGTGAGGCCGGATGCCGAGGGCTGGCAGGGTGCGTACGCGAACGGCGCGGCGACCTGCTCATCGAGGCCGACTTCACCGGCGCCGCCGACTTCACGCTCAGCGCGGGCCGGTTCGCCCGGACCGACTACCGGATCGAGGTCGTGGCCCTGGCCGGGCCGACAGCCGGCAGCCGGCAGCCGGCAGCGGACCCTCGTCAACTACGCCCGCGCCCTGGAGCTCGACGACGTCACCGCGCTCCCCGCCCCGGCCGCGCACGCCAGGGCCTGCCAGGTGTCGGCCGACATCGTGGCGGCCGCGGCCGCCGACCCCGCCGTCAGCGCGGTCCGGGTGATCGACGGCGACCACCGGGCCCTGGGCCGGGACCGGTGGTCCGCCTGGGCCCTGGCCGCTGCCCGGCGCCGCCTCTACACCGCAGGAGAGGCCGCCCGCTTCCACTCCGTCCAGCGGGCGCTGCACCAAGTGCTGCCCCGCCTGCGGGAGGAGGCCGACGACGCCGTAGGCCAGGCGTACATCACCGTGCTCGCCGAAACCGTCGATGCCCTCCCTCTCATCACCCCGGCCAGCTACAGGCCCCAGCTGGATGTCCCCAGAGCCCTTGCAGCGCCCGGGCCGGGTAG